A DNA window from Enoplosus armatus isolate fEnoArm2 chromosome 9, fEnoArm2.hap1, whole genome shotgun sequence contains the following coding sequences:
- the oprd1b gene encoding opioid receptor, delta 1b gives MEFPTLPPDALGDFNERYSFSIIPFNVTFSEDLLRVPSRSNETNRAATRDTTSLIIAVCITALYSLICVVGLLGNLLVMYGVVRYTKMKTATNIYIFNLALADALATSTLPFQSAKYLMSTWPFGEPLCKVVIAIDYYNMFTSIFTLTMMSVDRYIAVCHPVKALDFRTPAKAKLINVCIWILSSAVGVPVMIMAVTKVTDKGNTGCMLRFPKPEWYWDTVMKICVFIFAFVVPVLVITICYGLMILRLKSVRLLSGSKEKDRNLRRITRMVLVVVAAFIICWTPIHIFIIVKTMVVIDHKNLLVMASWHLCIALGYTNSSLNPVLYAFLDENFKRCFRDFCLPYRSRLEQNSFSRARNSTREPVSVCARATTERPPA, from the exons ATGGAGTTCCCCACTCTTCCTCCCGACGCTCTTGGCGATTTCAACGAGCGCTACTCGTTCTCCATAATTCCTTTCAATGTGACGTTCTCCGAGGATCTGCTGCGCGTGCCTTCAAGGAGCAACGAGACGAACAGAGCTGCGACCAGGGACACCACAAGTCTCATCATCGCCGTGTGTATCACGGCTCTCTACTCTCTCATCTGTGTGGTGGGGCTGCTGGGGAACCTGCTTGTCATGTACGGGGTGGTCAG GTACACCAAGATGAAGACCGCCACCAACATCTACATCTTTAACCTGGCTCTCGCTGACGCCCTCGCCACCAGCACTCTCCCCTTCCAGAGCGCCAAGTACCTGATGAGCACGTGGCCCTTTGGCGAGCCGCTGTGTAAAGTGGTCATTGCCATCGACTACTACAACATGTTCACCAGCATCTTCACCCTCACCATGATGAGTGTGGACCGCTACATTGCTGTTTGTCATCCGGTGAAGGCCCTGGACTTCCGCACGCCTGCCAAAGCCAAGCTCATCAACGTCTGCATCTGGATCCTCTCCTCTGCCGTGGGAGTCCCTGTGATGATCATGGCTGTTACCAAGGTGACAGACAAAG GAAACACTGGCTGCATGCTCAGATTCCCCAAACCTGAGTGGTACTGGGACACAGTGATGAAAATCTGCGTGTTCATCTTTGCCTTCGTGGTTCCCGTCCTGGTCATCACCATCTGCTACGGTCTGATGATCCTGCGGCTCAAGAGCGTCCGTCTGCTCTCGGGATCCAAAGAGAAGGACAGGAACCTGCGGCGGATCACCCGCATGGTCCTGGTGGTCGTGGCAGCCTTCATCATCTGCTGGACCCCCATCCacatcttcatcatcgtcaAGACTATGGTGGTTATTGACCACAAGAACCTCCTGGTGATGGCCAGCTGGCACCTGTGCATTGCGCTGGGCTACACCAACAGCAGTCTCAACCCCGTGCTGTACGCCTTCTTGGATGAGAACTTCAAAAGGTGCTTCAGGGATTTCTGCCTGCCCTATCGCTCCCGTCTGGAGCAGAACAGCTTCTCCAGAGCACGCAATAGCACACGGGAgcctgtgtctgtttgtgctcGTGCGACGACAGAGAGACCGCCGGCCTGA